The Arachis hypogaea cultivar Tifrunner chromosome 14, arahy.Tifrunner.gnm2.J5K5, whole genome shotgun sequence genome has a segment encoding these proteins:
- the LOC112744646 gene encoding callose synthase 5 isoform X2 has translation MQLEENTQGLNWPSSFEQQRQRTGDLDLLDWLKAMFGFQRDNVRNQREHLILLLANSHIRLHPKPEPLNMLDDRAVDEVMKKLFKNYKKWCKFLGRKHSLRLPQGQQEVQQRKLLYMGLYLLIWGEASNVCFMPECLCYIFHNYLKFNGDMEETEDSIRLLSSKIIVSLNQMCLQLMCWEAIHINKLVKFQSQRKMGTQTTLTSSPKVLGCSRSS, from the exons ATGCAACTTGAAGAG AACACACAAGGCTTGAACTGGCCTAGTTCTTTCGAGCAACAAAGACAGAGAACAGGAGACCTAGACTTGCTTGATTGGCTTAAAGCCATGTTTGGTTTCCAG AGGGACAACGTCAGGAATCAGAGAGAGCATTTGATTCTGCTTCTTGCTAATTCTCATATAAGGCTACACCCTAAACCTGAGCCTCTAAACATG CTTGATGATCGTGCTGTTGATGAAGTGATGAAAAAGCTTTTTAAGAATTATAAAAAATGGTGCAAATTCTTGGGACGAAAACATAGTTTACG ACTTCCTCAAGGTCAGCAAGAGGTGCAACAGAGGAAGTTGCTTTATATGGGCTTGTACCTTCTCATCTGGGGTGAGGCGTCTAATGTTTGCTTCATGCCTGAGTGCCTATGCTACATATTTCACAAC TACTTGAAATTTAATGGAGATATGGAGGAGACAGAGGATTCGATAAGGTTACTCAGCAGCAAGATTATTGTCTCCCTGAATCAAATGTGCCTGCAATTGATGTGCTGGGAGGCGATTCACATAAACAAATTGGTGAAATTTCAGAGCCAGAGGAAGATGGGAACACAAACAACCCTGACTTCAAGCCCGAAGGTGTTGGGGTGTTCGAGGTCATCTTAA
- the LOC112744646 gene encoding callose synthase 5 isoform X3: MRFKCYKIVRHYVFSGLSFGIFVKMNRVCRYHFGCLRKDTLPIMQLEENTQGLNWPSSFEQQRQRTGDLDLLDWLKAMFGFQRDNVRNQREHLILLLANSHIRLHPKPEPLNMLDDRAVDEVMKKLFKNYKKWCKFLGRKHSLRLPQGQQEVQQRKLLYMGLYLLIWGEASNVCFMPECLCYIFHNFLSVKWGVSGGYY; this comes from the exons ATGCGATTCAAATGTTATAAGATAGTAAGACACTATGTTTTTTCTGGGTTGAGTTTTGGGATCTTTGTGAAAATGAACCGTGTTTGCAGGTATCATTTTGGATGTCTGAGAAAGGATACTCTACCCATTATGCAACTTGAAGAG AACACACAAGGCTTGAACTGGCCTAGTTCTTTCGAGCAACAAAGACAGAGAACAGGAGACCTAGACTTGCTTGATTGGCTTAAAGCCATGTTTGGTTTCCAG AGGGACAACGTCAGGAATCAGAGAGAGCATTTGATTCTGCTTCTTGCTAATTCTCATATAAGGCTACACCCTAAACCTGAGCCTCTAAACATG CTTGATGATCGTGCTGTTGATGAAGTGATGAAAAAGCTTTTTAAGAATTATAAAAAATGGTGCAAATTCTTGGGACGAAAACATAGTTTACG ACTTCCTCAAGGTCAGCAAGAGGTGCAACAGAGGAAGTTGCTTTATATGGGCTTGTACCTTCTCATCTGGGGTGAGGCGTCTAATGTTTGCTTCATGCCTGAGTGCCTATGCTACATATTTCACAAC TTTCTATCTGTGAAGTGGGGTGTAAGTGGAGGCTACTACTGA
- the LOC112744642 gene encoding pentatricopeptide repeat-containing protein CRR2, chloroplastic — MWVLQSSQIGRQATFQSHLCYPALASSRLRVSFVALNRSANPEKDIKSSNNQLIQSLCRGGNLKQAIQVLSSELNPTQQTYELLIYSCAQQSSLSNGLEVHRHLANSVFSQDPFLATKLINMYNELGYVDHARKVFNETQEKTIYVWNALFRALAMVGCGEELLDLYGQMNWMGMASDRFTYTYVLKACVVSDLTLCPLQKGKEIHAHILRHGFDTNIHVMTTLLDVYAKFGCVSYASFVFGAMPLKNFVSWSAMIACYAKNEMPMKALELFQKMMLEASNSVPNSVTMVSVLQACSGLSALQLGKLIHAYILRRGLDSILPVLSALITMYGRCGEIELGQRVFDNMKKRDVVSWNSLISIYGIHGFGKKAIQIFENMIHQGVTPSYISFITVLGACSHAGLVEEGKMLFESMHRKYRIHPGMEHYACMVDLLGRANRLDEAIKVIEDMRLEPGPTVWGSLLGACRIHCNVELAERASSKLFELEPTNAGNYVLLADVYAGAQMWNEVKNVRKLLETRSLQKIPGCSWTEVKRKIYSFNSVDECNPQIEELRAFLIKLSTEMKERGYVPQTDVVLYDLDEEEKERILLGHSEKLAVAFGLINTAKGETIRITKNLRLCEDCHAVTKFISKFANREILVRDVNRFHHFRDGVCSCADYW; from the coding sequence ATGTGGGTTCTTCAGAGTTCCCAAATTGGTAGGCAAGCTACATTTCAAAGTCACCTCTGCTACCCTGCCCTTGCCTCTTCAAGGCTGCGAGTGTCTTTTGTTGCACTGAACCGTTCGGCCAACCCTGAAAAAGACATCAAGAGCAGTAACAACCAGTTGATACAATCTTTATGCAGAGGGGGAAACCTTAAGCAAGCTATTCAGGTACTGTCTAGTGAGCTCAATCCAACTCAGCAGACATATGAGCTCTTAATCTATTCTTGTGCGCAGCAGAGCTCACTCTCCAATGGTCTTGAGGTTCATCGCCATCTTGCTAATAGTGTTTTCAGCCAAGACCCATTTTTAGCCACTAAACTTATCAATATGTACAATGAGTTAGGGTATGTTGATCATGCCCGCAAGGTATTCAATGAAACCCAGGAAAAAACCATATATGTCTGGAATGCACTCTTCCGGGCACTTGCAATGGTGGGTTGTGGCGAGGAGCTGTTAGATTTATATGGTCAAATGAACTGGATGGGGATGGCCTCAGATAGGTTCACATATACGTATGTCCTTAAGGCTTGTGTTGTTTCGGATTTGACACTATGTCCTCTCCAAAAGGGTAAAGAGATTCATGCTCATATTCTGCGACATGGTTTTGACACAAATATTCATGTTATGACAACACTGTTGGATGTATATGCTAAATTTGGCTGTGTATCATATGCGAGTTTTGTGTTTGGTGCAATGCCTCTTAAGAACTTTGTCTCGTGGAGTGCAATGATTGCATGTTATGCGAAGAATGAAATGCCCATGAAAGCGTTGGAGCTGTTTCAGAAAATGATGCTTGAGGCAAGCAATTCAGTTCCCAATTCAGTTACAATGGTTAGTGTGCTTCAAGCATGTTCAGGTCTTTCTGCATTGCAATTAGGAAAGTTGATTCATGCATATATACTTAGAAGAGGCCTTGATTCTATACTCCCAGTTCTTAGTGCCCTTATAACAATGTATGGAAGATGTGGTGAGATTGAATTGGGGCAACGAGTGTTTGATAATATGAAGAAGCGCGATGTTGTTTCGTGGAACTCTTTGATTTCTATTTATGGTATTCATGGTTTTGGAAAGAAAgcaatccaaatttttgaaaatatgatccACCAAGGAGTTACACCAAGTTACATATCGTTTATTACTGTTTTGGGTGCTTGCAGTCATGCTGGCCTTGTTGAGGAAGGAAAGATGTTGTTTGAATCTATGCATAGAAAGTACAGGATACATCCAGGCATGGAGCATTATGCTTGTATGGTGGATCTTCTTGGTCGAGCTAACAGGTTAGATGAAGCCATTAAAGTAATAGAAGATATGCGATTAGAGCCTGGACCCACAGTCTGGGGTTCGCTTCTTGGAGCTTGTAGGATTCATTGTAACGTCGAACTTGCAGAGAGAGCAAGCTCTAAGCTTTTTGAGTTGGAGCCTACTAACGCTGGCAATTATGTGCTTTTAGCGGATGTCTATGCAGGAGCTCAGATGTGGAACGAAGTAAAGAATGTGAGGAAGCTATTGGAAACTCGCAGCCTGCAAAAGATTCCTGGTTGCAGTTGGACTGAAGTCAAAAGGAAAATATATTCATTTAACTCTGTTGACGAGTGTAATCCGCAAATAGAAGAGCTCCGAGCATTTCTAATTAAGTTGTCAACCGAGATGAAAGAGAGGGGTTATGTCCCACAAACAGATGTAGTTCTTTATGACcttgatgaagaagagaaggaaagaaTTCTATTGGGACACAGTGAAAAGCTTGCTGTGGCTTTTGGGCTCATTAACACTGCAAAAGGCGAAACCATAAGGATCACGAAAAACCTGAGATTATGCGAAGACTGTCATGCTGTTACAAAGTTCATTTCCAAGTTTGCTAATAGAGAGATTCTTGTTAGAGATGTGAACCGCTTCCACCATTTTAGAGATGGAGTTTGTTCCTGTGCTGACTATTGGTAG
- the LOC112744644 gene encoding putative pentatricopeptide repeat-containing protein At5g13230, mitochondrial isoform X2 — translation MDWTPMCCSVHACVYKLGHHTDAFVGTALIDAYSVCGNVEVARQVFDGICCKDMVSWTGMISCYAENHFYEDSLQLFCQMRSMGYNPNNFTISGALKSCLGLEAYDVGKSVHGSALKTCYDRDIYVGTALLELYAKSGEIVEAQRFFEEMPKNDLIPWSLMIARYAQSDKSWEALELFRRMRQASVVPNNFTFASVLQACASLVLLNMGKQIHSYVLKVGLLLNVFVSNSLMDVYAKCGQIENSIKLFVESPEHNDVTWNTIIVGYVQSGEAEKAMNIFIRMLEYDVQPTEVTYSSVLRACASLAALEPGLQVHSLIIKTTYNKDTVVANSLIDMYAKCGRITDARVIFDKMNKQDEVSWNAMICGYSMHGLGVEALNLFDMMQQSNSKPNKLTFVGVLSACSNAGLLERGQALFKSMLKDYGIEPCIEHYTCMVWLLGRLGQFDEAAKLIGEIPYDPSVMVWRALLGACVIHKNIDLGSVCAQRVLEMEPDDDATHVLLSNMYATAKRWDKVASVRKCMQKRRVKKEPGLSWVENQGVVHYFTVGDTSHPENKVIYEMLEWLKKKTREAGYIPDCNAVLLDVEDAEKERLLWVHSERLALAYGLLRIPPASSVRIIKNLRICTDCHTVIKVISKFVQREIVVRDINRFHHFRNGICSCGDYW, via the coding sequence ATGGATTGGACTCCTATGTGCTGCAGTGTCCATGCGTGTGTTTATAAGCTTGGACATCACACTGATGCGTTTGTTGGGACCGCCCTTATTGATGCCTACTCTGTTTGTGGAAATGTTGAGGTTGCTCGTCAAGTTTTTGATGGCATTTGTTGTAAGGACATGGTATCGTGGACTGGGATGATCTCTTGCTATGCTGAGAATCACTTCTACGAGGATTCGTTGCAGCTTTTTTGTCAGATGAGGAGTATGGGGTACAATCCAAACAATTTCACCATTTCAGGTGCTCTCAAGTCCTGTCTTGGTCTGGAAGCTTATGATGTGGGGAAAAGTGTTCATGGAAGTGCTTTAAAAACTTGCTATGATCGGGATATTTATGTTGGTACTgcattgcttgaattgtatgctAAGTCAGGAGAGATTGTTGAAGCACAGCGATTTTTTGAAGAAATGCCAAAAAATGATCTTATTCCATGGAGTCTGATGATAGCGCGGTATGCTCAGAGCGACAAAAGTTGGGAAGCTTTGGAGTTATTTCGTCGTATGAGGCAAGCATCTGTTGTCCCTAACAATTTTACATTCGCCAGTGTGCTCCAAGCTTGTGCCTCTTTGGTCCTGCTCAATATGGGAAAGCAAATCCATTCTTATGTACTGAAAGTTGGTCTTCTCTTGAATGTGTTTGTCTCAAATTCCCTCATGGATGTTTATGCCAAGTGTGGTCAAATTGAGAACTCGATAAAGTTATTTGTGGAATCGCCAGAGCACAATGATGTTACATGGAACACCATAATTGTTGGTTATGTTCAATCCGGGGAGGCAGAGAAAGCAATGAATATATTTATACGCATGCTTGAATATGATGTGCAGCCAACTGAAGTGACATACTCAAGTGTTCTCCGTGCCTGTGCTAGTTTAGCAGCACTAGAGCCAGGGCTACAGGTTCACTCCTTAATTATCAAAACCACATATAACAAGGATACTGTAGTTGCAAATTCTTTGATAGATATGTATGCAAAATGCGGAAGAATTACTGATGCTCGAGTGATATTTGATAAGATGAATAAACAAGATGAAGTGTCATGGAATGCTATGATCTGTGGATATTCCATGCATGGCTTGGGTGTGGAGGCTCTAAATTTATTTGACATGATGCAGCAGTCCAATTCAAAACCTAATAAATTAACCTTTGTTGGTGTGCTCTCTGCATGTAGCAATGCAGGATTGTTAGAAAGGGGCCAAGCTCTCTTTAAGTCCATGTTAAAGGACTACGGCATTGAGCCGTGTATAGAACATTATACTTGCATGGTTTGGCTTCTTGGAAGATTAGGCCAATTTGATGAAGCAGCGAAGCTCATCGGAGAAATTCCGTATGATCCTAGTGTTATGGTGTGGCGTGCACTGCTTGGTGCATGTGTTATTCATAAGAATATTGATCTCGGAAGTGTCTGTGCCCAGCGCGTACTTGAGATGGAGCCCGATGATGATGCCACCCATGTGCTGCTGTCAAACATGTATGCCACTGCAAAGAGATGGGACAAAGTTGCTTCGGTTAGGAAATGTATGCAAAAGAGAAGAGTGAAGAAGGAACCAGGCTTAAGCTGGGTTGAGAACCAAGGTGTGGTACATTATTTTACTGTGGGGGATACTTCTCATCCAGAGAATAAAGTAATATATGAAATGCTTGAATGGTTAAAGAAGAAAACCAGGGAAGCAGGATATATTCCTGATTGCAATGCTGTTTTGCTTGATGTGGAGGATGCCGAAAAGGAACGTCTATTGTGGGTGCATAGCGAAAGACTAGCACTGGCGTATGGTCTGCTTCGAATTCCACCGGCGAGTTCTGTACGTATCATTAAGAATCTCCGGATATGCACAGATTGTCATACTGTCATAAAGGTCATATCAAAATTTGTGCAGAGAGAAATTGTTGTTAGAGATATAAACCGGTTTCATCATTTTCGGAATGGGATTTGCTCATGTGGTGATTACTGGTAA
- the LOC112744644 gene encoding putative pentatricopeptide repeat-containing protein At5g13230, mitochondrial isoform X1, whose product MIIKSQFLYTRLSRIRASCCCCFSVCSSQQPCLGAFDSHSFASTLQRTIQDGDTDAGKRLHCHALKRGPCLDLFAQNILLNSYVQSDSLDDALKLFDEMPLRNTISYITLAQGFSRSQQFHHALHLIRRLFREGHELNQFVFTTILKLLVSMDWTPMCCSVHACVYKLGHHTDAFVGTALIDAYSVCGNVEVARQVFDGICCKDMVSWTGMISCYAENHFYEDSLQLFCQMRSMGYNPNNFTISGALKSCLGLEAYDVGKSVHGSALKTCYDRDIYVGTALLELYAKSGEIVEAQRFFEEMPKNDLIPWSLMIARYAQSDKSWEALELFRRMRQASVVPNNFTFASVLQACASLVLLNMGKQIHSYVLKVGLLLNVFVSNSLMDVYAKCGQIENSIKLFVESPEHNDVTWNTIIVGYVQSGEAEKAMNIFIRMLEYDVQPTEVTYSSVLRACASLAALEPGLQVHSLIIKTTYNKDTVVANSLIDMYAKCGRITDARVIFDKMNKQDEVSWNAMICGYSMHGLGVEALNLFDMMQQSNSKPNKLTFVGVLSACSNAGLLERGQALFKSMLKDYGIEPCIEHYTCMVWLLGRLGQFDEAAKLIGEIPYDPSVMVWRALLGACVIHKNIDLGSVCAQRVLEMEPDDDATHVLLSNMYATAKRWDKVASVRKCMQKRRVKKEPGLSWVENQGVVHYFTVGDTSHPENKVIYEMLEWLKKKTREAGYIPDCNAVLLDVEDAEKERLLWVHSERLALAYGLLRIPPASSVRIIKNLRICTDCHTVIKVISKFVQREIVVRDINRFHHFRNGICSCGDYW is encoded by the exons atgatcatcaaatCGCAATTCCTTTATACAAGATTATCACGCATAAGAGCATCATGCTGCTGCTGCTTCTCCGTTTGTTCCTCCCAACAACCATGCCTTGGCGCCTTCGATTCACATTCCTTCGCCAGCACCCTCCAACGAACCATCCAAGACGGCGACACCGATGCCGGCAAGCGCCTCCACTGCCACGCTCTCAAGCGAGGCCCGTGTTTGGACTTATTCGCTCAGAACATTCTACTAAACTCTTATGTGCAATCTGATTCACTGGACGATGCCTTGAAACTGTTCGATGAAATGCCGCTTAGAAACACCATCTCTTATATCACCTTGGCACAGGGCTTCTCCCGCTCCCAGCAGTTCCACCATGCTCTTCACTTGATTCGCAg GTTGTTTAGAGAAGGACATGAGCTAAACCAGTTTGTTTTTACTACTATTCTTAAGTTGCTTGTGAGCATGGATTGGACTCCTATGTGCTGCAGTGTCCATGCGTGTGTTTATAAGCTTGGACATCACACTGATGCGTTTGTTGGGACCGCCCTTATTGATGCCTACTCTGTTTGTGGAAATGTTGAGGTTGCTCGTCAAGTTTTTGATGGCATTTGTTGTAAGGACATGGTATCGTGGACTGGGATGATCTCTTGCTATGCTGAGAATCACTTCTACGAGGATTCGTTGCAGCTTTTTTGTCAGATGAGGAGTATGGGGTACAATCCAAACAATTTCACCATTTCAGGTGCTCTCAAGTCCTGTCTTGGTCTGGAAGCTTATGATGTGGGGAAAAGTGTTCATGGAAGTGCTTTAAAAACTTGCTATGATCGGGATATTTATGTTGGTACTgcattgcttgaattgtatgctAAGTCAGGAGAGATTGTTGAAGCACAGCGATTTTTTGAAGAAATGCCAAAAAATGATCTTATTCCATGGAGTCTGATGATAGCGCGGTATGCTCAGAGCGACAAAAGTTGGGAAGCTTTGGAGTTATTTCGTCGTATGAGGCAAGCATCTGTTGTCCCTAACAATTTTACATTCGCCAGTGTGCTCCAAGCTTGTGCCTCTTTGGTCCTGCTCAATATGGGAAAGCAAATCCATTCTTATGTACTGAAAGTTGGTCTTCTCTTGAATGTGTTTGTCTCAAATTCCCTCATGGATGTTTATGCCAAGTGTGGTCAAATTGAGAACTCGATAAAGTTATTTGTGGAATCGCCAGAGCACAATGATGTTACATGGAACACCATAATTGTTGGTTATGTTCAATCCGGGGAGGCAGAGAAAGCAATGAATATATTTATACGCATGCTTGAATATGATGTGCAGCCAACTGAAGTGACATACTCAAGTGTTCTCCGTGCCTGTGCTAGTTTAGCAGCACTAGAGCCAGGGCTACAGGTTCACTCCTTAATTATCAAAACCACATATAACAAGGATACTGTAGTTGCAAATTCTTTGATAGATATGTATGCAAAATGCGGAAGAATTACTGATGCTCGAGTGATATTTGATAAGATGAATAAACAAGATGAAGTGTCATGGAATGCTATGATCTGTGGATATTCCATGCATGGCTTGGGTGTGGAGGCTCTAAATTTATTTGACATGATGCAGCAGTCCAATTCAAAACCTAATAAATTAACCTTTGTTGGTGTGCTCTCTGCATGTAGCAATGCAGGATTGTTAGAAAGGGGCCAAGCTCTCTTTAAGTCCATGTTAAAGGACTACGGCATTGAGCCGTGTATAGAACATTATACTTGCATGGTTTGGCTTCTTGGAAGATTAGGCCAATTTGATGAAGCAGCGAAGCTCATCGGAGAAATTCCGTATGATCCTAGTGTTATGGTGTGGCGTGCACTGCTTGGTGCATGTGTTATTCATAAGAATATTGATCTCGGAAGTGTCTGTGCCCAGCGCGTACTTGAGATGGAGCCCGATGATGATGCCACCCATGTGCTGCTGTCAAACATGTATGCCACTGCAAAGAGATGGGACAAAGTTGCTTCGGTTAGGAAATGTATGCAAAAGAGAAGAGTGAAGAAGGAACCAGGCTTAAGCTGGGTTGAGAACCAAGGTGTGGTACATTATTTTACTGTGGGGGATACTTCTCATCCAGAGAATAAAGTAATATATGAAATGCTTGAATGGTTAAAGAAGAAAACCAGGGAAGCAGGATATATTCCTGATTGCAATGCTGTTTTGCTTGATGTGGAGGATGCCGAAAAGGAACGTCTATTGTGGGTGCATAGCGAAAGACTAGCACTGGCGTATGGTCTGCTTCGAATTCCACCGGCGAGTTCTGTACGTATCATTAAGAATCTCCGGATATGCACAGATTGTCATACTGTCATAAAGGTCATATCAAAATTTGTGCAGAGAGAAATTGTTGTTAGAGATATAAACCGGTTTCATCATTTTCGGAATGGGATTTGCTCATGTGGTGATTACTGGTAA
- the LOC112744646 gene encoding callose synthase 5 isoform X1 produces MRFKCYKIVRHYVFSGLSFGIFVKMNRVCRYHFGCLRKDTLPIMQLEENTQGLNWPSSFEQQRQRTGDLDLLDWLKAMFGFQRDNVRNQREHLILLLANSHIRLHPKPEPLNMLDDRAVDEVMKKLFKNYKKWCKFLGRKHSLRLPQGQQEVQQRKLLYMGLYLLIWGEASNVCFMPECLCYIFHNYLKFNGDMEETEDSIRLLSSKIIVSLNQMCLQLMCWEAIHINKLVKFQSQRKMGTQTTLTSSPKVLGCSRSS; encoded by the exons ATGCGATTCAAATGTTATAAGATAGTAAGACACTATGTTTTTTCTGGGTTGAGTTTTGGGATCTTTGTGAAAATGAACCGTGTTTGCAGGTATCATTTTGGATGTCTGAGAAAGGATACTCTACCCATTATGCAACTTGAAGAG AACACACAAGGCTTGAACTGGCCTAGTTCTTTCGAGCAACAAAGACAGAGAACAGGAGACCTAGACTTGCTTGATTGGCTTAAAGCCATGTTTGGTTTCCAG AGGGACAACGTCAGGAATCAGAGAGAGCATTTGATTCTGCTTCTTGCTAATTCTCATATAAGGCTACACCCTAAACCTGAGCCTCTAAACATG CTTGATGATCGTGCTGTTGATGAAGTGATGAAAAAGCTTTTTAAGAATTATAAAAAATGGTGCAAATTCTTGGGACGAAAACATAGTTTACG ACTTCCTCAAGGTCAGCAAGAGGTGCAACAGAGGAAGTTGCTTTATATGGGCTTGTACCTTCTCATCTGGGGTGAGGCGTCTAATGTTTGCTTCATGCCTGAGTGCCTATGCTACATATTTCACAAC TACTTGAAATTTAATGGAGATATGGAGGAGACAGAGGATTCGATAAGGTTACTCAGCAGCAAGATTATTGTCTCCCTGAATCAAATGTGCCTGCAATTGATGTGCTGGGAGGCGATTCACATAAACAAATTGGTGAAATTTCAGAGCCAGAGGAAGATGGGAACACAAACAACCCTGACTTCAAGCCCGAAGGTGTTGGGGTGTTCGAGGTCATCTTAA